From a single Kitasatospora azatica KCTC 9699 genomic region:
- a CDS encoding SDR family oxidoreductase: MPQIAVVTGAGTGVGRAVALELAKAGWQLALAGRRAEPLHETAALSGGGAAVIPTDVTDPAAVDALFGEVAERFGRVDLLFNNAGTFGAPVPVEELSYADWRAVVDLNLTGAFLCAQAAFRQMKGQRPQGGRIINNGSISAHVPRPQSIAYTATKHAVTGLTKSLSLDGRPYRIACGQIDIGNAATDMTAAMSVGVRQADGRIAPEPTMDVADVARTVRHMAELPLEANVQFATVLATAMPYIGRG; this comes from the coding sequence ATGCCGCAGATCGCCGTCGTCACCGGGGCCGGCACCGGGGTGGGCCGGGCGGTCGCCCTGGAGCTCGCGAAGGCCGGCTGGCAGCTCGCGCTGGCCGGGCGCCGCGCCGAGCCGCTGCACGAGACGGCGGCGCTGAGCGGTGGCGGCGCGGCCGTGATCCCCACCGACGTCACCGACCCGGCCGCGGTGGACGCGCTCTTCGGCGAGGTGGCCGAGCGCTTCGGCCGGGTGGACCTGCTCTTCAACAACGCCGGCACCTTCGGCGCGCCGGTCCCGGTCGAGGAGCTGTCGTACGCCGACTGGCGGGCCGTGGTGGACCTCAACCTGACCGGCGCCTTCCTCTGCGCCCAGGCCGCGTTCCGCCAGATGAAGGGCCAGCGGCCGCAGGGCGGGCGGATCATCAACAACGGCTCGATCTCGGCGCACGTGCCGCGTCCGCAGTCGATCGCCTACACCGCCACCAAGCACGCGGTGACCGGGCTGACCAAGTCGCTCTCGCTGGACGGCCGCCCGTACCGGATCGCCTGCGGGCAGATCGACATCGGCAACGCGGCCACCGACATGACGGCCGCGATGAGCGTGGGTGTGCGGCAGGCCGACGGGCGGATCGCGCCGGAGCCGACCATGGACGTGGCCGACGTCGCGCGCACGGTGCGGCACATGGCGGAGCTGCCGCTGGAGGCGAACGTGCAGTTCGCCACGGTGCTGGCGACGGCGATGCCCTATATCGGCCGCGGCTGA